A window of Corallococcus macrosporus DSM 14697 contains these coding sequences:
- a CDS encoding DUF3616 domain-containing protein — protein sequence MRLLPVCMGLLVWGCSAQGVGARRAPEAAAAVDGREVLVFEGMCDASGAVALGGNLFVVGDDEDNILRVYDARRGGPPVRSVDLSPDLQLPAAKKKAPETDIEAATGLGSLSFWLTSHGRNSSGKKAPSRLRFFATEDAEAGPRLVGRPYTRLLDDLLAAPRLARFGLEAAETKAPKAPGGLNIEGMTAMPDGRSILVGFRSPVPEGKALLVPLLNPVALVEEGARARLGEPVQLDLGGLGIRSLSWWRGRYLIISGGTAGEGTSRLFTWRGGEDAPVSVESVDLAGLNPEAFFTPEDAEEILLLSDDGTAPVDGVACKRLKDASRKRFRGVWVRLPGTP from the coding sequence ATGAGGCTGCTGCCTGTCTGCATGGGATTGCTGGTGTGGGGCTGTTCGGCGCAGGGCGTGGGAGCGCGGCGGGCCCCCGAGGCCGCCGCGGCGGTGGATGGCCGCGAGGTGCTGGTCTTCGAGGGGATGTGTGACGCCTCGGGCGCGGTGGCGCTCGGGGGCAACCTGTTCGTCGTGGGTGACGACGAGGACAACATCCTCCGCGTCTACGACGCGCGCCGGGGCGGTCCGCCGGTGCGGAGCGTGGACCTGTCCCCGGACCTGCAGCTCCCCGCGGCGAAGAAGAAGGCGCCGGAGACGGACATCGAGGCGGCCACCGGGCTGGGCTCGCTGTCCTTCTGGCTGACGTCGCATGGCCGCAACAGCTCCGGGAAGAAGGCGCCCAGCCGGCTTCGCTTCTTCGCCACCGAGGACGCGGAGGCCGGGCCCCGCCTGGTCGGGCGGCCTTACACGCGCCTCCTGGATGACCTGCTCGCGGCGCCGCGGCTCGCGCGCTTCGGGCTGGAGGCGGCGGAGACGAAGGCGCCCAAGGCCCCAGGGGGGCTGAACATCGAGGGCATGACGGCCATGCCGGACGGGCGCTCCATCCTGGTGGGCTTCCGCAGCCCCGTCCCCGAGGGCAAGGCGCTGCTGGTGCCGCTGCTCAATCCGGTGGCGCTGGTGGAGGAGGGCGCCCGGGCGCGGCTGGGCGAGCCGGTGCAGCTCGACCTGGGCGGCCTGGGCATCCGGTCGCTGTCGTGGTGGCGCGGGCGCTACCTCATCATCAGCGGGGGCACGGCGGGGGAGGGCACCTCGCGCCTCTTCACGTGGCGCGGCGGCGAGGACGCGCCCGTCTCCGTGGAGTCGGTGGACCTGGCGGGCCTGAACCCGGAGGCCTTCTTCACGCCCGAGGACGCCGAGGAGATCCTCCTGCTCAGCGACGACGGCACCGCGCCGGTGGACGGCGTGGCGTGCAAGCGGCTGAAGGACGCGTCACGCAAGCGCTTCCGGGGCGTCTGGGTGCGGCTGCCGGGAACGCCGTGA
- a CDS encoding DUF998 domain-containing protein: MSLWVLVAAVLVGLLAAVPPWWFARRRPGYSHLRNTLSELGETGAPDATRVAWLAFAPLGLAVWGFVALLGGRLPDDAGTGLVLLSLLGVSYVGAAVFPCDAGAPFWGTWRNQAHNLVAAIGYFGAGAGLIELGRAFEDMAALSSLAALTSALGKGVLAGIFVLSFESPVRGLVQRLIEATVFGWMLLVGAWLVLGS, translated from the coding sequence ATGAGCCTCTGGGTCCTCGTCGCGGCGGTGCTCGTCGGGTTGCTGGCCGCCGTGCCGCCGTGGTGGTTCGCGCGGCGGCGCCCCGGCTACAGCCATCTGAGGAACACCCTCAGCGAGCTCGGGGAGACCGGGGCTCCAGACGCGACCCGGGTGGCGTGGCTCGCCTTCGCGCCCCTGGGCCTCGCGGTCTGGGGCTTCGTGGCGCTGCTCGGAGGAAGGCTGCCGGACGACGCCGGGACGGGCCTGGTGCTGCTGTCGTTGCTGGGCGTGAGCTACGTGGGCGCCGCGGTGTTCCCCTGTGACGCGGGCGCGCCCTTCTGGGGGACCTGGCGGAACCAGGCGCACAACCTCGTCGCCGCCATCGGCTACTTCGGCGCGGGCGCTGGGTTGATTGAGCTGGGGCGCGCGTTCGAGGACATGGCGGCGCTGTCCAGCCTCGCGGCGCTCACGTCCGCGCTGGGAAAGGGCGTCCTCGCCGGAATCTTCGTGCTGTCGTTCGAATCGCCCGTGCGAGGACTCGTCCAGCGCCTCATCGAGGCGACGGTGTTCGGCTGGATGCTCCTGGTGGGCGCGTGGCTGGTGCTGGGCTCTTGA
- a CDS encoding GNAT family N-acetyltransferase has protein sequence MMLRNVMAEDLLVFFEHQRDAAALRMAAFPSRERDAFLTHWNTKVLRPENVTRTIVVGGEVAGYIGSWSQDGERLVAYWLGREHWGKGTATRALSEFLVLEPARPLHACVAVHNVGSIRVLEKCGFRAVAQENPQHEDGVAEVLMALGPE, from the coding sequence GTGATGCTGCGCAACGTCATGGCTGAAGACCTCCTGGTCTTCTTCGAGCACCAACGGGACGCAGCCGCGTTGCGCATGGCCGCATTCCCGTCGCGGGAACGCGATGCCTTCCTGACCCACTGGAACACGAAGGTCCTCCGCCCGGAAAACGTGACCCGGACCATCGTCGTTGGCGGAGAGGTCGCCGGGTACATCGGCAGTTGGTCTCAGGACGGAGAGCGCCTCGTCGCCTACTGGTTGGGGCGCGAGCACTGGGGCAAGGGCACCGCGACCCGGGCGCTCTCGGAGTTCCTCGTGCTCGAGCCGGCTCGTCCGCTCCATGCGTGCGTCGCTGTCCACAACGTCGGGTCGATCCGCGTCCTGGAGAAGTGCGGCTTCCGCGCGGTGGCCCAGGAGAACCCGCAGCACGAGGACGGCGTGGCCGAGGTGCTCATGGCGCTGGGGCCTGAGTAG
- a CDS encoding transglutaminase domain-containing protein, with protein MAISSLSRPSSTACTKRASEAAQTSQSVVVKVVNPDGTTVKTVDSAKQPQEFADLLKKMGLTKEGLLKGEGAKGACPKPAESRFQQNWRADSFEPSKPQGQKPRPTPAPTQAQPTPTPAKAQPAPATAQAEKGSPSGKSADAVAQDIAKQATEWTYDYTGGKAWDAAMKNAGTFDKTQAGVCVDMAIEAEQRFEKAGVDARVVFGKTGRGDHAWVEFKDDQGKYQAFDPTAAACTKKADDAITPYDNNLYNYGSIFQTHQAVP; from the coding sequence ATGGCGATCTCCTCCCTGTCGCGCCCGTCCTCCACCGCTTGCACGAAGCGCGCTTCCGAAGCCGCGCAGACGTCACAGAGTGTCGTGGTGAAGGTCGTCAACCCGGACGGCACGACGGTGAAGACGGTGGACTCCGCGAAGCAGCCCCAGGAGTTCGCCGACCTGTTGAAGAAGATGGGCCTGACGAAGGAGGGCCTCCTGAAGGGAGAGGGCGCGAAGGGCGCGTGTCCGAAGCCCGCCGAGTCGCGCTTCCAGCAGAACTGGCGCGCCGACAGCTTCGAGCCGTCCAAGCCCCAGGGCCAGAAGCCGCGGCCCACGCCGGCGCCCACCCAGGCGCAGCCCACGCCAACGCCCGCCAAGGCGCAGCCTGCGCCCGCCACGGCGCAGGCCGAGAAGGGCTCTCCCTCGGGCAAGAGCGCGGACGCGGTGGCCCAGGACATCGCGAAGCAGGCCACGGAGTGGACGTATGACTACACGGGCGGCAAGGCGTGGGACGCCGCCATGAAGAACGCCGGCACCTTCGACAAGACGCAGGCGGGCGTCTGCGTGGACATGGCCATCGAGGCCGAGCAGCGCTTCGAGAAGGCCGGCGTGGACGCGCGCGTCGTCTTCGGAAAGACGGGCCGGGGCGACCACGCGTGGGTGGAGTTCAAGGACGACCAGGGCAAGTACCAGGCCTTCGACCCCACCGCCGCGGCGTGCACCAAGAAGGCCGATGACGCCATCACCCCGTACGACAACAACCTCTACAACTACGGGAGCATCTTCCAGACCCACCAGGCCGTGCCCTGA
- the nhaA gene encoding Na+/H+ antiporter NhaA, translating to MPQTPTSDEARPRPPLPALFRVAVAPIQAFFRLEAASGILLALCAVAALAWANSPWAATYPALFDARMVVGVAGTQGHFTFRELINDGLMTLFFFVVGMEIKRELSSGELRTFSRAVLPLIAAMGGMIVPALAYSAFNYGTPAQAGWAIPMATDIAFAIGCLTLVKARVGHGLVVFLTALAIFDDIGGILVIALFYGSGLHGGWLLAGVGVLAVLACLNHFQVRNGVAYALAGGALWYAMHHGGIHATLAGVVLGLFIPARPLRPGRQVLEELGRYVDRTLQTPVDETARGAQILYIEERLEELEPPLNRFVHLWHVPVAYGIVPLFALANSGISLAGMGWGDLLRPLPLGIIAGLFVGKQVGIFLFTWGAVKLGAAERPGGASLPQLHGVAAVAGIGFTVALFVAGLAFPGQPELLTEAKLGILVGSLLSAVVGYGLLRFVARPAVPA from the coding sequence ATGCCGCAGACCCCCACCTCCGACGAGGCCCGCCCCCGGCCTCCCCTCCCCGCGCTCTTCCGCGTGGCCGTGGCGCCCATCCAGGCCTTCTTCCGCCTGGAGGCGGCCAGCGGCATCCTGCTGGCGCTGTGCGCCGTGGCCGCGCTCGCGTGGGCGAACTCCCCGTGGGCCGCGACCTACCCCGCGCTCTTCGACGCCCGGATGGTGGTGGGGGTGGCGGGCACCCAGGGCCACTTCACCTTCCGGGAGCTCATCAACGACGGGCTGATGACGCTGTTCTTCTTCGTCGTCGGCATGGAGATCAAGCGCGAGCTGAGCTCGGGCGAGCTGCGCACCTTCTCCCGCGCGGTGCTGCCGCTCATCGCGGCGATGGGCGGGATGATTGTCCCCGCCCTCGCCTACTCCGCCTTCAACTACGGCACGCCCGCCCAGGCCGGCTGGGCCATCCCCATGGCCACCGACATCGCCTTCGCCATTGGCTGCCTCACGCTGGTCAAGGCGCGGGTGGGCCATGGGCTCGTGGTGTTCCTCACCGCGCTGGCCATCTTCGACGACATCGGCGGCATCCTGGTCATCGCGCTCTTCTACGGCTCGGGCCTGCATGGCGGCTGGCTGCTCGCGGGCGTGGGCGTGCTCGCCGTGCTGGCGTGCCTCAATCACTTCCAGGTGCGCAACGGCGTGGCCTATGCGCTCGCGGGCGGGGCGCTCTGGTACGCCATGCACCACGGCGGCATCCACGCCACGCTGGCCGGCGTGGTGCTGGGCCTGTTCATCCCCGCGCGCCCCCTGCGCCCGGGCCGGCAGGTCCTGGAGGAGCTGGGCCGCTACGTGGACCGGACGCTCCAGACGCCCGTGGATGAGACGGCCCGAGGCGCGCAGATCCTGTACATCGAGGAGCGGCTGGAGGAGCTGGAGCCGCCGCTCAACCGCTTCGTCCACCTGTGGCACGTCCCGGTGGCGTACGGCATCGTGCCGCTCTTCGCGCTGGCCAACTCGGGCATCTCGCTCGCGGGCATGGGCTGGGGAGACCTGCTGCGTCCACTGCCCCTGGGCATCATCGCGGGCCTCTTCGTGGGCAAGCAGGTGGGCATCTTCCTCTTCACCTGGGGCGCGGTGAAGCTGGGCGCGGCGGAGCGGCCCGGCGGCGCGTCCCTCCCGCAGCTCCATGGCGTGGCGGCGGTGGCGGGCATCGGCTTCACGGTGGCGCTCTTCGTCGCCGGGCTGGCCTTCCCCGGGCAGCCGGAGCTGCTGACGGAGGCCAAGCTGGGAATCCTGGTGGGCTCGCTGCTGTCCGCGGTCGTGGGTTACGGCCTCTTGCGCTTCGTGGCCAGGCCCGCCGTCCCGGCGTGA
- a CDS encoding sugar O-acetyltransferase: MKRERQKMLDGELYDPFDPELVAARIRARDLCQSLNATREGEQEERRRILRELVGVGGDTVWMQPPFFCDYGTNLELGERVFFNFNCVVLDVCKVSIGDYTLFGPAVQIYTPMHPFNAELRRKEEYGKPVSIGSDVWVGGGAIILPGVRIGSRAVIGAGSVVTRDVPDGVFAAGNPCRVIREITE, from the coding sequence ATGAAGCGTGAGCGCCAGAAGATGCTCGACGGTGAGCTGTACGACCCGTTCGACCCGGAGCTGGTGGCGGCCAGGATTCGTGCGCGGGACCTCTGTCAGTCGCTCAACGCGACCCGGGAGGGCGAGCAGGAGGAGCGCAGGCGCATCCTGCGCGAACTGGTCGGCGTGGGTGGCGACACGGTGTGGATGCAGCCGCCCTTCTTCTGTGACTACGGCACGAACCTCGAGCTGGGCGAGCGCGTGTTCTTCAACTTCAACTGCGTCGTGCTGGACGTCTGCAAGGTCAGCATCGGCGACTACACGCTGTTCGGGCCAGCGGTGCAGATCTACACGCCCATGCACCCGTTCAACGCGGAGCTGCGGCGGAAGGAGGAGTACGGCAAGCCCGTCAGCATCGGCTCGGACGTCTGGGTGGGAGGCGGGGCCATCATCCTCCCGGGCGTCCGGATTGGCTCGCGGGCCGTGATTGGCGCGGGCAGCGTCGTGACGAGGGACGTCCCTGACGGCGTCTTCGCCGCCGGGAACCCCTGCCGCGTCATCCGCGAAATCACGGAGTAG
- a CDS encoding tetratricopeptide repeat protein — translation MTSKMEALEARVEALCEQGNALADLEDHAGALGRFEQALALLPEPQDSHPSTLWVCVAIGDMLFLLERYPEAREFLRRAVALPDGLGNPFIHLRLGQCAFELGDKRRAGDELARAFMGAGDEIFDGEDAKYLQFVRSILLPAQDA, via the coding sequence GTGACGTCGAAAATGGAAGCACTGGAAGCGCGCGTTGAAGCGCTGTGTGAGCAGGGCAACGCGCTGGCCGACCTGGAGGACCATGCGGGCGCGCTGGGGCGGTTCGAGCAGGCGCTGGCGTTGCTCCCCGAGCCCCAGGACAGCCATCCGTCAACGCTGTGGGTCTGCGTCGCCATTGGCGACATGCTCTTCCTGCTGGAGCGGTACCCCGAGGCGCGTGAGTTCCTGCGGCGGGCCGTGGCGTTGCCTGACGGGCTCGGGAACCCCTTCATCCACCTGCGCCTGGGGCAGTGCGCCTTCGAGCTGGGCGACAAGCGCCGCGCGGGTGACGAGCTGGCCCGCGCCTTCATGGGGGCCGGGGATGAGATCTTCGACGGCGAGGACGCGAAGTACCTCCAGTTCGTGAGGTCGATCCTCCTTCCCGCCCAGGATGCCTGA
- the mutS gene encoding DNA mismatch repair protein MutS, giving the protein MMRQYMEVKALHPDSLLFFRLGDFYEMFFEDAVKASEILQITLTARAKGADKVPMCGVPYHAARRYIGRLVSEGLKVAICEQVEEPGSGPGIVRREVTRVITPGMVLDEEVLEPQASNFLAAVCWNDKGWGAALLEASTGEFLALEAPGIAELAEALSRVEPRELLVADGKRDAPEVTQLCARLVRAPAVAEGEAASFEPTRAAGFLRSHFAVQSLSAFGLEDAPLAAGAAGAALRYLKDTQKTAAAHVDRLSRQERGGSLLMDESSRANLEVLRSLRDGGRKGSLLGVLDKTVTSLGARKLARWLASPLGSLPEIHARLDAVEELSGRSVWREELAGILKEVGDLERLCGRLSLGAGNARDLRALGLSLAQLPRVVAVLARCESPLLKSLTGPLGALPELAALLARAVADEPPVTLKEGGMIRAGFHAELDKLVALSTSGKDLLLQIEQREKERTGISSLKVRYNKVFGYYLEVTKSNLDRVPRDYIRKQTTVNAERFVTPELKEYEEQVLTAEERRCALELQLFEELRTQVVAAAPRIRSAAEAVATGDALLSFARCAAEYGYTRPEVDASEALSITGGRHPVVERMLGASDSFVPNDVRLDPSEDAQLLVITGPNMAGKSTVMRQVALTALMAQAGSFVPAKAARIGLCDRIFTRVGAADNLARGQSTFMVEMTETSHILHHATRKSLIILDEIGRGTSTFDGLSIAWAVAEHLHDTVGARALFATHYHELVDLARERPRVKNLCIAVKEQNGKVIFLRKLVPGGASRSYGIEVAKLAGLPPEVVGRARELLQNLESGELDDAGRPRVAVRQPQGGRRGPSSGQLGLFGAEPAAPSQGPGVTPGQQKALEALKEASIDRMTPLEALNLLAKLQRELE; this is encoded by the coding sequence ATGATGCGCCAGTACATGGAGGTGAAGGCGCTCCACCCGGACTCCTTGCTGTTCTTCCGGTTGGGGGACTTCTACGAGATGTTCTTCGAGGACGCGGTGAAGGCCTCGGAGATCCTCCAGATCACCCTCACCGCGAGGGCCAAGGGCGCGGACAAGGTGCCCATGTGCGGGGTGCCCTACCATGCCGCGCGGCGCTACATCGGCCGGCTCGTGTCGGAGGGCCTGAAGGTCGCCATCTGCGAGCAGGTGGAGGAGCCGGGCAGCGGGCCGGGCATCGTCCGCCGCGAAGTCACGCGCGTGATTACGCCGGGCATGGTGCTGGACGAAGAGGTGCTGGAGCCGCAGGCCAGCAACTTCCTTGCCGCGGTGTGCTGGAACGACAAGGGCTGGGGCGCGGCGCTGCTGGAGGCGTCCACCGGTGAATTCCTGGCCCTGGAGGCCCCGGGCATCGCGGAGCTGGCGGAGGCGCTGTCGCGCGTGGAGCCTCGCGAGCTGCTGGTGGCGGACGGGAAGCGGGACGCGCCGGAGGTGACGCAGCTCTGCGCCCGGCTGGTGCGCGCGCCGGCGGTGGCGGAGGGCGAGGCCGCGTCCTTCGAGCCCACTCGAGCCGCGGGCTTCCTTCGGAGCCACTTCGCGGTGCAGTCGCTGTCCGCCTTCGGGCTGGAGGACGCGCCGCTGGCGGCGGGGGCCGCGGGCGCGGCGCTGCGCTATCTGAAGGACACGCAGAAGACGGCGGCGGCGCACGTGGACCGGCTGAGCCGGCAGGAGCGCGGCGGCAGCCTCCTGATGGATGAGTCCTCGCGGGCCAACCTGGAGGTGCTGCGCTCGCTGCGGGACGGCGGGCGCAAGGGCTCGCTGCTGGGCGTGCTGGACAAGACGGTGACGAGCCTGGGCGCGCGCAAGCTGGCGCGGTGGCTGGCGTCGCCGCTGGGCTCGCTGCCGGAGATCCACGCGCGGCTGGACGCGGTGGAGGAGCTGTCCGGGCGCAGCGTGTGGCGGGAGGAGCTGGCCGGCATCCTGAAGGAAGTGGGGGACCTGGAGCGGCTGTGCGGCCGGCTGTCGCTGGGCGCCGGCAATGCCCGTGACTTGCGCGCGCTGGGGCTGTCCCTGGCGCAGCTTCCCCGGGTGGTGGCGGTGCTGGCGCGGTGTGAGTCCCCGCTGCTCAAGTCGCTGACGGGGCCGCTGGGTGCGCTGCCGGAGCTGGCGGCGCTGCTGGCGCGAGCGGTGGCGGACGAGCCGCCGGTGACGCTGAAGGAAGGCGGCATGATTCGCGCCGGCTTCCACGCGGAGCTGGACAAGCTGGTGGCGCTGTCCACGTCCGGGAAGGATCTGCTGCTGCAGATCGAGCAGCGGGAGAAGGAGCGCACCGGCATCTCCTCGCTGAAGGTCCGCTACAACAAGGTCTTTGGCTACTACCTGGAGGTGACGAAGTCGAACCTCGACCGGGTGCCCAGGGACTACATCCGCAAGCAGACCACGGTGAACGCGGAGCGCTTCGTCACGCCGGAGCTGAAGGAGTACGAGGAGCAGGTGCTCACCGCCGAGGAGCGGCGCTGCGCGCTGGAGCTCCAGCTCTTCGAGGAGCTGCGGACGCAGGTGGTGGCGGCGGCGCCGCGCATCCGGTCCGCCGCGGAGGCGGTGGCCACCGGGGACGCGCTGCTGTCCTTCGCGCGGTGCGCGGCGGAGTATGGCTACACGCGGCCGGAGGTGGACGCGTCGGAGGCGCTGAGCATCACCGGCGGGCGACACCCGGTGGTGGAGCGCATGCTGGGGGCGAGCGACTCCTTCGTCCCCAACGACGTCCGGCTGGATCCGTCCGAGGACGCGCAGCTCCTGGTGATTACCGGCCCCAACATGGCCGGCAAGAGCACGGTGATGCGGCAGGTGGCGCTGACGGCGCTGATGGCGCAGGCGGGCTCGTTCGTCCCGGCGAAGGCGGCGCGCATCGGCCTGTGTGACCGCATCTTCACGCGCGTGGGCGCGGCGGACAACCTGGCGCGTGGGCAGTCCACGTTCATGGTGGAGATGACGGAGACCAGTCACATCCTCCACCACGCCACGCGCAAGAGCCTCATCATCCTGGATGAGATTGGCCGTGGCACGTCCACCTTCGACGGGCTCTCCATTGCCTGGGCGGTGGCGGAGCACCTGCACGACACGGTGGGGGCGCGGGCGCTGTTCGCCACGCACTACCATGAGCTGGTGGACCTGGCCCGCGAGCGGCCCCGCGTGAAGAACCTGTGCATCGCCGTGAAGGAGCAGAACGGCAAGGTCATCTTCCTGCGCAAGCTGGTGCCGGGTGGGGCCAGCCGCTCCTACGGCATCGAGGTGGCGAAGCTGGCCGGCCTTCCGCCAGAGGTGGTGGGCCGCGCGCGCGAGCTGCTCCAGAACCTGGAGTCCGGGGAGCTGGATGACGCGGGCAGGCCCCGGGTCGCCGTGCGGCAGCCGCAGGGCGGGCGCCGTGGGCCCTCGTCCGGGCAGCTCGGCCTGTTTGGCGCGGAGCCGGCGGCCCCGTCGCAGGGGCCTGGGGTGACGCCTGGGCAGCAGAAGGCGCTGGAGGCGCTGAAGGAGGCCTCCATCGACCGGATGACGCCCCTGGAGGCGCTGAATCTGCTGGCGAAGCTCCAGCGCGAGCTGGAGTAG
- a CDS encoding amidohydrolase has protein sequence MSGPPHRAFSCPPRAFPRASVLVAALAFVSSCAAPVERGPSKPGSTLFLGKILTMDDEGTIAEAVLVDDRGQILKVGKASDVQQGLSSAVEVVQLAPGQVLMPGFFDPHLHFLPTLLQSVLGTHDLAPCLPPPYQVDPSQDCSSRSEVLRALSSMKVEPASVAGSGSFVLGMNLDPSRQTFDNSTGCGKGGPASFMTQPKFYLDACVTKERPVLILDQSGHLAYVNQKAFEAVCPNGVVKGCKPPDSVAQGGGAWATDADGNFTGLLQEASSYGPFLKAMQQDLPMALMHSDPIKLAEQGGAELERAILAMRDAGVTTIADGGLQSVAQLNAVKRFTELPGFPFRITGVVVADAAMAAGLKPTAPACEPKAGNECALPKWLGAGAIKVWVDGSTQGCTAKLDSPYQYLEGGHCSGDGEGRADYDSAQAIVDQLSPLWAQGTWRFNLHANGNGANSWALDALSRLQQSKENPHRVLLVHNTVGQPAVSKRIGDLRKGAGVMDGKPVSALDVQVTHLIGHVAYWGDAFVGMLGQETASELDPIAYDRENGIPFSLHSDSMVTPTRPLWFVEQAVTRRTWSYPDFTKEYVLGAKHAATVEEALRAITVVPARHHELDTLLGSIEPGKVADFVVLGANPLDFDPAQGGDPTKISQIPVLQTYLNGRPTQTRN, from the coding sequence ATGTCTGGACCTCCGCATCGAGCTTTCTCGTGTCCTCCTCGTGCGTTCCCTCGCGCCTCCGTGCTCGTGGCCGCACTTGCTTTCGTGTCCTCCTGCGCGGCGCCCGTCGAGCGCGGTCCCTCCAAGCCTGGCTCCACCTTGTTCCTGGGGAAGATCCTCACCATGGACGACGAGGGGACCATCGCCGAAGCCGTCCTCGTGGATGACCGGGGCCAGATCTTGAAGGTCGGCAAGGCGAGCGACGTCCAGCAGGGCCTGTCCTCCGCGGTGGAGGTCGTCCAGCTCGCGCCCGGGCAGGTCTTGATGCCGGGCTTCTTCGACCCGCACCTGCATTTCCTGCCGACGCTCCTTCAGAGCGTGCTGGGGACCCACGACCTGGCGCCCTGCCTGCCGCCTCCATACCAGGTGGACCCGTCCCAGGACTGCTCGTCCCGCAGCGAGGTGCTGAGGGCGCTCTCCTCGATGAAGGTGGAGCCCGCGAGCGTCGCCGGGAGCGGATCCTTCGTCCTGGGCATGAACCTGGACCCGTCGAGACAGACGTTCGACAACTCGACGGGATGCGGGAAGGGCGGCCCCGCGAGCTTCATGACGCAGCCGAAGTTCTACCTGGACGCGTGTGTGACCAAGGAACGGCCGGTGCTCATCCTGGACCAGTCGGGTCACCTGGCCTACGTGAACCAGAAGGCCTTCGAGGCTGTCTGTCCGAACGGGGTCGTCAAGGGCTGCAAGCCGCCCGACTCCGTCGCGCAGGGCGGTGGCGCGTGGGCCACGGATGCGGATGGAAACTTCACGGGGCTGCTTCAGGAGGCGTCGTCCTACGGGCCGTTCCTGAAGGCGATGCAGCAGGACCTGCCGATGGCCCTGATGCACTCCGACCCGATCAAGCTCGCGGAGCAGGGCGGCGCGGAGCTCGAGCGCGCCATCCTCGCGATGCGCGACGCGGGCGTCACCACCATCGCGGACGGTGGGCTCCAGAGCGTGGCGCAGCTCAACGCCGTGAAGCGGTTCACCGAGCTGCCCGGGTTCCCCTTCCGAATCACGGGCGTCGTGGTCGCCGACGCCGCGATGGCCGCGGGGCTCAAGCCGACGGCGCCCGCCTGTGAGCCGAAGGCCGGCAATGAATGCGCGCTGCCGAAGTGGCTGGGCGCCGGTGCCATCAAGGTCTGGGTGGACGGCTCGACGCAGGGCTGCACCGCGAAGCTGGATTCGCCCTATCAGTACCTGGAAGGTGGGCACTGCTCCGGTGACGGCGAGGGCCGCGCGGATTACGACAGCGCGCAGGCCATCGTCGACCAGTTGAGCCCGCTGTGGGCGCAGGGGACGTGGCGTTTCAACCTCCACGCCAACGGCAACGGCGCGAATTCGTGGGCGCTGGATGCGCTGTCGCGGCTCCAGCAGTCGAAGGAGAACCCTCACCGCGTGCTCCTCGTCCACAACACGGTGGGCCAGCCCGCGGTGTCCAAGCGCATCGGTGACCTGCGCAAGGGCGCGGGGGTCATGGATGGAAAGCCGGTGTCGGCGCTCGACGTGCAGGTGACGCACCTGATTGGCCACGTGGCGTATTGGGGGGATGCCTTCGTGGGCATGTTGGGGCAGGAGACCGCGAGTGAGCTCGACCCCATCGCGTACGATCGTGAGAACGGGATTCCATTCTCACTCCACAGTGACTCCATGGTGACCCCCACGCGTCCGCTCTGGTTCGTGGAGCAGGCCGTCACGCGGCGCACCTGGTCCTACCCGGACTTCACGAAGGAGTACGTGCTGGGCGCGAAGCACGCGGCGACCGTCGAGGAGGCGCTGCGCGCAATCACGGTGGTCCCCGCGCGTCACCACGAGCTCGACACGCTGCTCGGCAGCATCGAGCCCGGCAAGGTGGCCGACTTCGTCGTGCTGGGCGCCAACCCGCTCGACTTCGACCCGGCCCAGGGCGGCGACCCGACGAAGATCAGCCAGATTCCGGTGCTCCAGACCTACCTCAACGGGCGGCCCACCCAGACGCGCAACTGA